From the Lolium rigidum isolate FL_2022 chromosome 2, APGP_CSIRO_Lrig_0.1, whole genome shotgun sequence genome, one window contains:
- the LOC124690095 gene encoding N-carbamoylputrescine amidase yields the protein MAGGGGAGRKVAVAAVQFACTDTVSDNVATAERLIREAHKKGANIVLIQELFEGHYFCQAQRMDFFQRAKPYKENPTIMRMQNLAKELDIVIPVSFFEEANNAHYNSVAIIDADGTDLGLYRKSHIPDGPGYEEKFYFNPGDTGFKAFKTKYATIGVGICWDQWFPETARAMVLQGAEILFYPTAIGSEPQDTNLDSREHWKRVMQGHAGANLVPLVASNRIGRETVETEHGNSTIKFYGNSFIAGPTGDIIKLANDKDEEVLVAEFDLDEIKSTRHGWGIFRDRRPDLYKVLLTLDGQKSS from the exons atggctggcggcggcggcgcggggaggaaGGTGGCGGTCGCTGCCGTGCAGTTCGCCTGCACAGACACCGTGTCCGACAACGTCGCCACGGCCGAGAG GTTGATTAGAGAAGCTCATAAGAAAGGCGCAAATATTGTCCTCATCCAG GAACTATTTGAAGGGCACTATTTCTGTCAAGCTCAAAGGATGGATTTCTTTCAGCGTGCTAAGCCTTATAAAGAGAATCCAACTATAATGAG AATGCAAAATCTTGCAAAGGAGTTGGATATTGTGATACCAGTAAGTTTCTTTGAAGAAGCAAACAATGCTCATTACAACTCAGTGGCCATTATTGATGCTGATGGCACTGATCTTGGCCTATACCGCAAATCACACATTCCAGATGGACCAG GTTATGAAGAGAAATTTTATTTCAATCCAGGTGATACTGGTTTCAAG GCTTTCAAAACCAAGTATGCAACAATTGGCGTTG GAATTTGCTGGGATCAGTGGTTCCCGGAGACTGCAAGGGCTATGGTGCTTCAGGGGGCAGAAATATTGTTCTATCCCACTGCCATTGGATCTGAACCTCAGGATACTAACCTGGATTCCCGTGAACACTGGAAGCGTGTCATGCAAGGCCATGCCGGCGCTAACTTG GTTCCTCTTGTCGCTTCTAACCGGATAGGAAGGGAAACTGTTGAGACTGAGCATGGCAACAGCACTATAAAATTTTACGGGAATTCATTCATCGCAG GGCCAACTGGAGACATCATCAAGCTTGCAAATGACAAAGATGAGGAGGTGCTGGTGGCAGAGTTTGATTTGGATGAGATCAAATCTACCAGACACGGTTGGGGGATATTCAGGGACAGGCGTCCCGATCTATACAAAGTGCTACTGACATTGGACGGCCAGAAATCATCCTAG
- the LOC124690097 gene encoding protein FAF-like, chloroplastic, with translation MAATTCAYGYGSSCSPPPAAMASPTAARSLQAMDPFSHHGHNHAVLGSIIHGVVMPPPPAPPPPPLPPPPPLLDLHSGNRSGHSGSKATSRDPGLCTEGLGSESSESSGDVDLGDVVDDNIEEMRAEQALHCQEEKIMPASARGRRVFPPPISVIGAAGKPWQYLRAHRGDGRLVLREVRIPSRELLQACREDGRLKLQFAHPDD, from the coding sequence ATGGCCGCGACGACATGCGCCTACGGCTACGGCAGCAgctgctcgccgccgcccgctgccaTGGCCTCGCCCACGGCGGCGAGATCCTTGCAGGCCATGGATCCGTTCAGCCACCACGGCCACAACCACGCCGTCCTAGGCTCCATCATCCACGGCGTCGTCATGCCACCTCCGCCTGCCCCGCCAcctcctccgctgccgccgccaccgccacttcTCGATCTCCATTCAGGCAACAGGAGCGGCCACTCCGGTTCCAAGGCGACGTCCCGTGACCCTGGCCTCTGCACCGAGGGCCTCGGCTCGGAGAGCTCCGAGAGCTCAGGCGACGTCGACCTTGGCGACGTGGTCGATGACAACATTGAAGAAATGAGAGCAGAGCAGGCACTGCACTGCCAGGAAGAGAAGATCATGCCGGCAAGCGCAAGGGGCAGGAGGGTGTTCCCGCCGCCCATATCGGTCATTGGCGCGGCCGGGAAGCCATGGCAGTACCTCAGGGCGCACCGCGGGGACGGCCGCCTCGTGCTAAGGGAGGTCAGGATACCGTCGCGCGAGCTGCTCCAGGCGTGCCGGGAGGACGGCCGCCTCAAGCTCCAATTTGCCCACCCGGATGATTAG